The proteins below are encoded in one region of Silene latifolia isolate original U9 population chromosome 2, ASM4854445v1, whole genome shotgun sequence:
- the LOC141630146 gene encoding uncharacterized protein LOC141630146: MELVEEGESIYDALNEGDLDEGSDIELNEARVRLKKFNEDALKVVAQLQLEAASGKLSGQEAATFEGATTTGSIQLSDYDESGDEQETPGNSDEECIPGKRKRSSIPVVNERSDFNKLKWCVGISFPNRDLFRECVTRYAIAQGRDLTFDISDNTHGRKLGVRCKSGCPFRLYGCWDNQRAAFVVKSLDPNHTCQRTMETNRQLKSTWHLKDLECYLMNKEMHLQM, from the coding sequence ATGGAATTAGTTGAGGAAGGTGAGTCTATTTATGATGCATTGAATGAGGGAGACTTGGATGAGGGGTCTGATATTGAGTTAAATGAGGCTAGGGTTAGGTTGAAGAAGTTTAATGAAGATGCTCTAAAAGTTGTAGCTCAACTCCAACTTGAAGCAGCTTCTGGTAAATTGAGTGGACAAGAAGCAGCAACTTTTGAGGGTGCAACTACTACTGGCAGCATTCAATTGAGTGATTATGATGAGAGTGGGGATGAACAAGAGACCCCAGGGAATAGTGATGAAGAATGTATACCTGGGAAGAGGAAAAGGTCAAGTATTCCAGTTGTAAATGAAAGATCTGATTTCAACAAACTCAAATGGTGTGTGGGCATTAGTTTTCCAAATAGAGATCTTTTTAGAGAATGTGTAACAAGATATGCCATTGCTCAAGGTAGAGACTTAACTTTTGATATTAGTGACAATACTCATGGGAGAAAACTTGGTGTAAGGTGTAAATCTGGTTGTCCATTTAGGCTTTATGGTTGTTGGGATAATCAAAGAGCAGCATTTGTGGTTAAATCACTGGATCCAAATCATACTTGTCAAAGGACAATGGAAACCAATAGGCAGCTCAAATCTACATG